The Amphiura filiformis chromosome 1, Afil_fr2py, whole genome shotgun sequence nucleotide sequence tgggcatgtcaccatcagcctggtaatcgcgcccagccgagaaccgccaaatatgggtaaccgcctagtctattttaaaactgatgcatcaatgactatgttcatcatgtcatattcgctacttgcacggttccgccattatgcactatgtgcggggagagcctcgaactggcagcatacatgaatgggaattgaactagtcataacgttctgtgtaaggttacataattcttcctttcatgtatgctgccagttcgaggctctcccgcacatagtgcataatggcggaaccgtgcaagtagcgaatagaggccttgcatgcgacgtatcatcccgtaaatatggcggactactcaaatgcattcaacaaaagcatgattgcaatctaccgtgacagttcgtaatcctgcactacgatcaaataggttgatgacaagatttgattgaatggactgcactccgcaataactacggtgaaggacaccggttgaaaacctttgtttggagccaatcaataatttcatgcagggccggcctcttcttcttcttcttcttccaatatAGTACAGTCCGCACATagcgtatattcgtactttttgcaTGGTGGGTGCAGGAAATTTACAGTGCTGACTACATCTAAGGTGCGATAAAAACTGGAAGTCGTCTAGCGGAGCTGGACGGACTGCACCTGCCCTCTGAAGCATTCCAGGGAGGTGCTGTCAACAAGCTGCTGGGGAAGTGCATTCCAGAGCCTGATTCCATCTGGGAAGAATGAATGTTGGTAAACATTTGTCCTGGCAAATGGCACATGATATTTCATTGAGTGCCCACGTAGCATCACAGTTGGAACAAGGTAGGACTGTGGAATATCAACAAGTCCGTAAGCAATGCGGTACATCATTTCCACTTTAGCCTGGGCACGcctcccgggggcactcaacttaaatttaggtaggggtgtgcggcgcagagcgccgaactttgggaactgagaactgatttttgggcaaaataggggcttgaagaactgaaatttgggccaaattataggctgttgagttaaaaatttccaaattttttccaaatttgagcttaaagagctacaattgtcagagtttgaggctcaaagaactggattagattcaaatgtggggcttaaggaactgccggagagcctgaaaaagggacccttgaccgccgcacatacccgtaccaccttaacatgtgaggggtgccccccccccccgggcacgcCTTTCCTGTAGGGTTGGCCATTGCAGTTGGTAAAGCATGGCTGAGACACTACTGGTAGTTCTGTAGTCGTGGAAGACGAAGCGGGCGTATCTACGTTGTACCATTTCCAGTTTCCTGATGTAAGTAGTGGAGTGCGAATCCCAGACAACACCGGCATATTCCATTACAGGGCGCAGAAGTGTCTTGTAGCAGAGGACTTTGGTCTCCCTAGGGCACTGATTGATGTTTCTTTGCAGGAATGCACGGGTAGAGTTGGCTTTTGAAGCAACTTTCTGAATGTGGGGGTTCCAGGTGAGATTTTGGTGGATATTGATGCCCAAGTATTTAGCAGAGTCTGCCTCTTCAAGTGTATGGCCATGAATGTTATATGGTATCTTGTAGATCTTCTTTTTGTTGGTGACGTGGAGCACTTGACATTTTGGGGATGAAACTCCATCAACCAATCTTTCTCCCACTTCTGCAGTTGATCGAGATCATGCTGAAGACCAGCTGCATCTTCCTCCTTCTGGATTTTGCGGTAGAGGAtgcagtcatctgcaaataaCTTGACCGTGGATTGAGGTGATATAACATCAGGCAAGTCATTGATGAAGAGGAGAAAGAGCAATGGCCCAAGCACGCTGCCTTGTGGGACCCCGGGTGGACAGGAGATGATCTAGATGTGGCTCCATCCAGGATCACTTGCTGAGAGCGATGGTTCAGGAAATCAGCAATCCAGGCATATGTGCTGTTCTCAATGCCATAAAACTTAAGTTTGTGAAGAAGTCTCAAATGTGGAACTCTATCAAATGCTTTCGAGAAATCGAGCAGGATGACGTCCACTTGGTCTCGACTCTCGATGCTCTTTGCCAGATCTTGGATGGTTTGTATAAGCTGTGTCGCACATGATCGTCTTTTGCGAAAGCCATGCTGGGCATCGTTGAGAATGTTATGCTTATCGAGGTGACGCATGATACTGCTGCAGATGACATGTTCTAGAAGTTTACATGTGACAGATGTCAGCGATATGGGACGGTAGTTTTCAGCTTTGTTCCTGTCACCTTTTTTGAAAACTGGCACAACATTGGCTTTCTTCCAATCTTCTGGGATGATCCCTTGGTTGAGAGAAGCTTGGAAGAACAAAGAGATGACGGGAGTAAGCTCGTCTGCCAGCACCTTCAACAGTCTAGTAGGGATCTCGTCTGGTCCACACGCTTTATGGATTTGGAGACCAGCGAGCAGTTTATGGATACCATCAGGATGGATGATGATTGGATCCATGACTGAGTGAGGACTAGATCCTTTGTCTTTTATGGTGGTTTCATCCTCATTCATGTTAAATACAGACGAGAACTGATCATTCAAAATATTTGCCTTGGTTGTACTATCAGAGTAGCTGATACCGTTGGAAGCTTTCAATGGGGAAACTCCGGCATTGTCACATTTTTTACTGTTAATAAAGCTCCAAAAGCGCTTGGGATTTGAGGAAGATTCTGGAGAGATGATATTAGTCACATAATCATTGTATGCTTTCTTACAAGCTGATCTGCATGTAGTCTTAAGAACCTTGTATCTCTCAAAATCTTTTGGTTTCTTAGAGTGCCGAGCTTTATTAAAGATACGCTTCTTCTGCCGGGTGAGTCTTTTAACCTGCTTTGTGATCCAAGGTTGATTGTATTTTGTAGTGGCAACTTTGGAAGGTACACCTCTATCAAGGATGTTGAGAAGACATGTTTTGATGTCTGCCCACATCGGCTGGATGGGACTACTGGTAGTGTACTTGGTAGTAAACTGATTTTGAAAGACAAGGCATTCTTCTTTCATATTGTCAATATTAGCATTTTCCACAGAAAAATCTTGTGTGGCTTTCGGCTTTCTTCTCTTAGGAGTAACGCTCGATTCCACAAACACTAGCTCATGATCACCCAGTGCTGGTAACGCAGTACATCTGCTAACAAGGGATGGGCGGTTGGTAGAAAATAGGTCAAGCGTATTATCTCTCCTTGTAGGAAATAAAACCATTTGTTCCAGGCCGATGTCAGAGTGCAGGTCCAAGAAACGCTGGTTTAGACTGAGGGGTACTGATGTCCGTCGATTGTCAGAGTAGTCCAGTTGATGTCCGGGAGATTCAGATCACCACTGATCCATACAACAGCATTGCGTAATTTGGTGGCAATTTCTTCAATCTGGGAGCACATTTTTTCCAAGTACTCGAGATTGTTGTTTGGTGGGCGATATAGTGAACCCACAATGAGAGCAGTGTTTTTGTCAAGGGTGAGTTTCACCAAAATTGACTCAACATCTTCAACAGTTTCTATACGGTCAAAGACATAATCTTTTCGGATGGCAAGTAAAACACCTCCATATCCATCCTTACGATCTTTACGGATGACTTCATACGATGGTGGAAATATCTCGGAACTATAGACGCTACTGTTAAGCCAGGTCTCTGTGCCAATGATGATACTTGGGTCTACAGAGTCAATTAAGTTGCCAAGTTCCTCTTTCTTATTTTTGACACTTTGAAAATTGATGTTGAGAATTTTCATTGGTGCGGATGGCTTGGGCTTGGTCTTTCCCTTATTACTGTGAACAGTAGGAGAGGATGATGACAAAGGTAAACCAGGGCTGTTAACAGAGCTAATACTACTCCGCTCACTGCTACAGGTGCTACTTGTGTCCAAACTAGAGAAAGAATTACTGGTTTCTATTATCGTAGTTGTATCAAACAGGCTCGAGGAGAAGTTAGGCATGCCGCAGTTGACACAATGCCAGGACACATTTTGAAGGCATTCAAAAACTCCTGTTTCCAtatgcatgcattccacatgatACCATTTCTCACAATCATCACATGCAACTCCACGTTGTTTCCAGGAAACAGCACGGTGACAGATTTGGCATGGATATTTCGGAGATCTAGGGCCTGGATTCAGTTCAATGTCAGATGAGTTTGCAATTAGAAGAAGACTCAGGTATAGAAGGGATTGATTTCTGGAATGTTTTTCATTCACCAGAGGTTTATActtcatgtttagaatgtttacGTGAACTCCATCACATAGATTGTCATTACGTATAGCTGGATCTTGGATAATGTTATACTTGTAAATTCCACATGAACATGCAGAAAGATTCTTGGCAAAGCCGGGGTTGTTGTTAACAGTACATAGGTGAAGCAGGGTGGCACTAGTAATGAGAAATGCCACATGGATAATGGATGTATTGGATGGTGCCATTGTCTCTCACAAACCGATGGGCGTCGACCCCATACAGAGACTATGATGACAGcactctattgtatcattctcacatagatatagaaatactaaattcgttcactatctatatttttacttctagtagagctccaatctaagggttaaagttatgtttaggttaggttaggatttttaaaagtacccagtacagtgaaccttatggtacaaatgcgcgcgaaaattttagcataggcctattgaaactaaactggtgaaatatgggacaaaagtggaataaattcgcgcaaagcgctaaaaatggcattttgtggctataaaatggccaaatatgaggttaatttcgacacaaaccaatacacaggcgtcaatattggggggtgattatattgaccatccccctggcaaaatattgtggcatttatccccccccccccgatctacgcctatgtaatttagagccctgtgactccatcggtctccctctctctccttcccccccccctccttccttttttccttcctccccttggcggaaactctaataggcacaataggaccaatatgcgatacgtaatctatttcctcttctttctatatctaacctccttgggcctacatattagtactgatatatcatacgctggcgaaattacgtaattaatcggattaattaacatactgagcaataggtgaaaacaattttgacaaaaggagttgtccttgtcaatttgtagacatgtacttttgattatttacatagcttctccaatcactgtgtaaaacatccatccaaaaatctgattgctattattatatggatgaatggacatatcacaaaaggattgcttatctcaatagggcatgtacttaagcattttttttaactgaccggcgttattgggcgttttatcggaggtcaccgagtaatgccgaagatcaaaatcgattttatgtattgtgtatgtatcataggacgctcgtattaattgtctctatgcgcttgagaattcaacaatataaataatggtagctctattataatacacattaatgttttaagcagataaaattccaaaatataatacgttttctgcctttgcttgtcacgtggtaggcctatgttgaagttgcgattatatttttaaataagtttcagatgaataacaagaagacaagtggcctagtggtctaaggcgctaggctcatagagtactaagcgttgcgccgtgagttcgaaccccgcctctgccaaactttaaaagaagtaaattaaaatttgactttttttaatttcatatttgggaaatgtgactgggagaatgtatgtatggtgtggagtggtgtggtagggcatgtactttaactggccggcgcggtccggtgactaagtctttattgggcgttttatcggcagtcaacgagtaatgtgtggcacatttgatgtcgtttatgaggcagagaattttatttcaattttatatacgccaaaatatttttttaattgagcaagaataaggatagaaaaaacgttgaaaaatctatgtataaataacattagacccgccaaaagattactgtttcgtttttatggtaatctaatcttttatttcctgaaaaaaaattgtgggtctaatgtcgaatattcacatacttgatcaaaacatcgaacgtgtatacaagaaaatggtaggtttttctctatagtattttactgaccatggaaatgtactgagacacaagcacgtgtcaaaatcgatataatgtattgtccatatagacgcccagttatcatgcttatcgttggatttttttgtataaaacacgcagttaacaacaattgagcgctaataatacacataaatgtttttatttgaaataaaattccaaaatatggtacgttttctgcctttgcttgtcacgtggtaggcctatgttgaagttgcgattatatcttcacataagtttcaaatgaattccaacaagacaagtggacgagtggtctaaggcgctggattcatagtgtgtccaaagcagtccgccgccgtgagttcgaaccccgcctccgccaaactttaatgaagtaaaattaaaattaaaattttactttaaaaaatttcatattggggaaatgtgactggcagaatttatgtatggcgtggagtggtgtggtattagggcgtagttcagcgaactcaccgtattgctattccaattaccttgataatacagataatatgtattaatgggtcgaggcgattgcattgaaaaacctaataaattattcataacagttacgtaatcaatcgatagtgcggacacttttcatttgcaaaccaccaaaattcgtgatcttttagcgttggaaaagaaaccacgtgaatagagtgccctctcaagaatatcaactctctggtctAGATATGGCatgtcaaaattcggaacaggtgtatgagcccaagcttggagcagtaaccaatggttacaaacgtgcactacgacagcgaatagtggctgtatacaatacatgtatacGGACAaattatactgcaataacaatttattttgcagtacttatacgctaatatacgctaaataccggataatctggttCACtgataaacacgctctatgataCATGTACAGGCTAGTGTCTCAAAAAGACGAGTCTTGACAAAACATTGTCCACTGTTAATATatttttaaggatacgatacatgatttagcgacaagtgactcatttcggaatgcgatcatgaattttgaagaaaaaaaaaagttcccacAGGCTTCgaggggactcgaaccaacgattccacGCGTCGTTGATTATCAGTCCCGCACAGTGAcatcaccccgatatcttcatggtagaaatcgccatggtaggttgaatgcACAGCCACCCAtgcccattttattcggaccttatgagatgcataattagcgaagtgacctgactaaggctactgacaatagacggggtaattgatttctcgctgtgtgagcaagcttgtatacgacattgcggtcaatggttatggtctccacttgagtgagtgccgctatagcctgctgcgcgctgtagtctatacaggaccaacgcaatataaaattaagagttttggtcaaattttgagttcaaagcgcacggccaattttcaaagcgcacgctaacgactatcatatctgttcaacacgtattttcaagtgtatgagaccacatctggtttcttgagaaaaattcatttacgggagatattcatcattttcacagtatccgaagattttcgtccgatatcaaaatcgtgcatagcaattcacgtgtatcgatcccgtgtattcattttaatgtctctgctgcaccaaataattattagccaggcgatgtcggtgtgtcccggtctttaccgctctgccacggaggcagatgaatggcagagtgtaataataaaagttaaatctcataatgctatctttagccttttgtttacattaaaatgacgcattttgtaaagatagattggccgttttatgtataaatagcacgaacatttggaaaagggctcaaacaaataataaagacactgatacgataatgaaattgaataagtcggggaatatctgcgtcgcaatgttttgttttgattttagaaatgtgaccttaaaatttacgacgttaagacattatcattcgaaatcaacaaaagatatttcagtaGTATATGGCAAAATTCTTTCTCAAGAGTGTTTTAGACATGTATGTGAAACAGCTTCAACAAtgattcgctgcataatggtaaaaacagccttgacctgaaaaagggcgagaggtgccatatttatggattcaggctaaattcaaaatttgtataaaacgtttggtttttgatcgattacaaaaattcatttttgtcattaaaagaaattgtatctggcgtgaattttTATTCCGAGGGCTCTttaatttctttaaatatttttttaatgatagagtgaatcccccggccctctataattacgcacaaaagatcgaccccccttaaaCATATAAATGCCACAATTATTTAGCTattgaaaaaaagttgaaataaaaaaaaattgaaatggtaGGATTGTGGGAAATTGTTaactttatttgttattttcttttGATTCGTAAATTTCGATGTgaatactaggcatgctaggtgtTTGTTTTGTATGACGAGAACATAGTTGCCAATTTTACAAATTCTAAATGGGAAAGGTTTAGTAACAGAGGGCCTAAGATGGTGAAAGGAAATATGAATGATAAGCAAATATCTTTCTTTGAATATCACAATAGGgtaattatccttgatttatgacaataaattattTAATGAAACATTGAAAagcatagaaaatagtgtaaattacAAAATTTACGTGCGCACGTTCTAAAGATAAAGCCATTTCCATCAtgataatagtgtaaaataccaaagtgTTTCGCGCgc carries:
- the LOC140168993 gene encoding uncharacterized protein, encoding MVLFPTRRDNTLDLFSTNRPSLVSRCTALPALGDHELVFVESSVTPKRRKPKATQDFSVENANIDNMKEECLVFQNQFTTKYTTSSPIQPMWADIKTCLLNILDRGVPSKVATTKYNQPWITKQVKRLTRQKKRIFNKARHSKKPKDFERYKVLKTTCRSACKKAYNDYVTNIISPESSSNPKRFWSFINSKKCDNAGVSPLKASNGISYSDSTTKANILNDQFSSVFNMNEDETTIKDKGSSPHSVMDPIIIHPDGIHKLLAGLQIHKACGPDEIPTRLLKVLADELTPVISLFFQASLNQGIIPEDWKKANVVPVFKKGDRNKAENYRPISLTSVTCKLLEHVICSSIMRHLDKHNILNDAQHGFRKRRSCATQLIQTIQDLAKSIESRDQVDVILLDFSKAFDRVPHLRLLHKLKFYGIENSTYAWIADFLNHRSQQVILDGATSRSSPVHPGSHKAACLGHCSFSSSSMTCLMLYHLNPRSSYLQMTASSTAKSRRRKMQLVFSMISINCRSGRKIG